The following nucleotide sequence is from Triticum dicoccoides isolate Atlit2015 ecotype Zavitan chromosome 7B, WEW_v2.0, whole genome shotgun sequence.
TGCTAATCTCAAAGGTGTCGCACGTGCTGTGTTTGGATTGGATTGGATCGTGACGCAAGTACGACGACATCAACCACGATCTTTAGATCGTTaacactttcggtctacaagggtacatagacacacacaCTCCCGTTCGTTTGCTAGCACCTTCATAGATAGATCTTTGGGTGTTTTGTAggatttttttgtttttccatgcaacattATCCATCATTATTCACCTACATTCTTACCCATTTCCACACTCATCAAATGTATGCAGTGTGACAACGGCGGTGAATTTATCAACACATCACTACGCACCTTTTTCTCGAACGACAACATTATTTACCGTCTCTCTTGCTCTCAGTGTTCTCCCCAAAGCTGCAAGGCCGAGTGCATGATACACACTACCAACGATGTCGTTCACACTCTTCTCATACACGCCAATCTCTTGGGCGGAGGCGTTGCACATCGCCACACACCTCAACTGACGCCCATccactaaaaccacaccaaataccCCCTATTTCCTTCTCACCAGCACACATCCTCGCTATGACCACCTACGAGTTTCCGGCTGCTTCCGCTTTTCAAATCTCTACGCCATTAGCCCCCACAAATTAGCCCCTCGGTCCACAAATTAGCTCCAATCCCGCCGCGTCATCATTTCTCACCATGTTATTTTAGACGAAACAATACCTCCGTATACCCCACCCACACCAGCGGTCACAGGCGCACCTGCCACACCGGATGCCCCCTGTGCGATCCACTTGTGCCCGATCCACTCTGGAATCCATCTCCCACGTACCTCACACGCCAGCTGCCCTTGAATGACCGCCTCATTAATCGGCCAGTTGGTGAGGATTTTCAGCGTTAATCATGCAATTATTGCGACTAAAACAAAACACGTTGGTTGACCGGTTCTACTTTATTTTCACGATATTTTTTTTTCATCCAACTACTGCGCGTCTAGGTTAGGCCGCTCCTCAAAAATCCTATGCACCTGAACGGAGGAAgcaccttagggcatctccagccgcgcccccaacaggccctccccaggcaaTTTTGCCGCGCCGGCAACAAAAAaaggccccagtcgcgcccccagaagcccgtttttcgccggctcgggccaaaactggtgccggcggacccaggccaaacccggcgccctggggggcgcttggggagccggcgcaagcgaaaaaggcgcgtgggcccgccctggAGGCAACCCGAGGGtcttttcccgccgtttcttgacgcttttccatcgcatctctcccgctcgctcgcctccTCCCGCCATTCTATCCCtttctcccgctcgctcgccttcctcccgccaaaccccctcccgctcgccgcgaagaagcacgccatgccgccgaagaagtacgccatgccgcgcgcaGCAGCAACCGTGGCCCAGCCGAAgccgaggaagccgagggcgccgccatcgaagccaccgggcctgtcgaacgccgagtggagggtggaagttcagcggcgcgaagcggtcaccgccgacaggcgaagcagggccatagccaagaaggcccgcgacaacgcggcgcgcgcggcggcgtcttcctcatcggtcgaccaggcggggatgaatccacccgtcgtcagccacgcccagtacgcgccctgggggcagcaaggcgccggatctccatggggttcatcgtcgcccggctacgccgacggcgacgcgcatggcgggttcaacccaaacgtgaccttccctcacggtcaccccgctacgcgcacgccctcgcccgccttcgtcggcgtgcagtaccctccatacaactactcaccGCCCGCCTcctacgcgtccacaccgacgccccatctctacTGCGGACCActacccttctcgcacctcggcgacaccgacgaCACGGGagtcgacatggacgacatcatcgcgacaggatcgaccgcggccgccgagtctcccgggttcgccacccaggatgaggtagtggacctcaacggcgacatggagaccgagctcggctacgtctacagcgacgacgcgcaggaacccgaggaggaggaggacgaggaggaggaggaggaaccgactcctgttccgacgaaggggcgccagaagaagaagaagcgggcggctaggtcaggcgaaccgcgcatcaagtggacgtccaagaaggaggaatgcctcgccgaagcatggaaagtcgtctgcctcgacccgaccaccggcgcgaaccagagcttggacacgtactgggaccgcatcaaggccgagttcgacgagcggaagctcgtcgacccctacttcaaaggcgtgtacatgcagcgcggctccaaggcgatggcgaaccattggggacgtatccagttggcgtgcaacaaatggcatggaatcgtcgaggaggtcgcggctcgcccggagagcggcgccagcattgaggatcaggtacgcacgccgttcgcccgcatatcttcgtcccctacgcccgccgcccgccaactgtttgtctctccgcgcagctgctgcgtatgttcgccatgtatcggggcgacaaccaagacgccgacttcaagcacctccacgtctacaagcgcattgacaagtgcgagaagtgggaggAAGTCCGGCGTGCCCTcgagaaggccaaggagacatacaagccagACGCGACGACTCCGGGCGCGTTAGAGGGACGACCGGACGGCCACAAgttggcaaagaaggggaaaagCGCCGACGCGGCGACcacgcgagtgcaggagtccatcgagcattgcctcgccgacgcccaggctcgggccgtcctacgcgaagagaagaccgaggcgcggtggtcgtcgcttATGAAGAACAACGCGTCAAGCTCGACttgctccggacgaacgtcgccgcgaagaagaggaacaccgacatggcttttctgatgagcggggcggacatgctccaaagCAACGACGAGAAgttcaaggcgtggtacctggtgcagcgcggcctcatcctgaacgagcTGCCGGCGACAACACCGACGACGTTGATGacgcccacgaccacacggacgccaagcccggACGGCGCCTCTACATCGTcgcccagcagtgccgaagccgcgccgacgcagCCCTGCGACGAAGCAGGTCCGACACCgacgagcccgcgcacgccgactccgccaacgcctaGAGCCGACCAAGCCGAGTGATTCGTTGCGCACGGCGCCCCTCtattttttgtaacgccagactacgtccgatcaCCGGATTTACGGCGTCTTTTGAGAGCGAGAACGACCAAGTTTGAATTTCCCGCATCCTGGGACCGGCGCGTGGGAGCGTGACTGGGAGCTAtgtcgcccccaggggccgaactagcgccggcacgccctagaccgctctatttaggcgccctggggggccgaacggctggagatgcccttactacTCACCAACAAAGGTTGCCCACCAACCCGAAAAGTGAGGACGAGCTGGGAGGGAAACCATCGAGCAAAGGCGGGGGAGGAGACGGGACAGCGCCGAGAAGGGAAAATTTCAAAATTTCCGGGGGAATTCACTGGCGCCATCCGACACCAGCTGCTCCCGCCCTTCTTCCGCGGCGCGGCGCCATAATCCGAGATCTGACCCTCCTCCCGCCACCAAAATTCATCACATCAAACACCTCTCGTCTCTCCCGGGGCACCCACCTCCCGAGCTTCCTCCTCATTTCACACCCCACCTCTCCCGCCCTTCCTCGAGCGCGTCTCCATGGCGAAGAAAGGCGCCGGCGGCAAGGAGAGCGTGGTCGTGCCGGCGCAGATGGAGGAGGCCCAGCAAGGGCCTCCACGAAAGCGCAACCCGTGCCCCGGAATCCGCTGCGTCGGCGGCCGGATCTATGACCCGGAGAACGGGAAGACCTGCCACCAGGTGAGCGCCTGCCGTCGCGCGCCTCCTCCATCCTTCTGGATCTGTCGGGGGCGGATTTGGCTGACCCTTTGTTGCTGTTTTCGTCACGCGCTCGCAGTGTCGTCAGAAGACGATGGACTTCGCGGTGGCTTGCACGCAGCCCCGGAAGAAGGGGCTCTGTCCAATCCACTTCTGCCACAAGTGCCTGTTCAACAGGTAAACGATGATTTCTTCGCACAGTTTCAAGCCATCATCATCTCCGTGGTCGAGCAAACTGACCATCGTAGAGCCCCTTGGTCTGATCTGGTTTGCTTCTTCGTGGCTTGTTTAGGTATGGCGAGAACGCCGAGGACATGACCAAGGATGCGGGCTGGACCTGCCCCAAATGCAGGGGCATCTGCAACTGCAGCTTCTGCAGGTCAGCCAACGAAGCTGATGCACGGTCATAATGGGATTTCTTGTATATTTCTCTCTTAGCTTGGTTTTGTTTGACAGAAAGAAGAAAGGGGAGACGCCTACAGGAATACTGGCCCATGCTGCCAAGGCGTCAGGGCACTCATCCGTCCATGATTTGCTGATAAAGGGCTCCGACATGGTGGTTGCTGCACAGACGCTGTCCTCGCTCCCTAAGAAGATCAAGAAGGTACATTTTTTTGCTTGGCAACTCTCTGCTGTATAATGTAATTGCTCATCATTGTTCATCTGCTTTGTTGGTCCCTTTGTTAGGAACGCAAAGAGGGCAGCTTAAAGAGGGCGCTAGGGACAGATGATGCTACCCGTGGATTGTTTGCTGAAGGGGATGAGAATATTAAGACTGATCTCAATGCACTTCCTTCAGTTCCTATCAAAAAGAAGTTGAAGAAGATCAATAAGGTACATTTTTGCCTGGCAATTCTCTGTTGTACTCCTTTGTTAGGAACATAATGTAGTTGTTCGTTATTGTTGACCTGTTTTGCTGGCCCCTTTGTTAGGAACACAAGGAGGGCAACATAAAGAAGGTGCCAGGGACAGGCGATGCTACTGATGGATTGTTGACTGAAGTGGATGAGAATACAAACACTGATCTCAATGCATTTCCTTCAGTTCCTACCAACACGGagctgaagaagatgaagaaggtggTACATTTTTGCTCGGTAATTCTCTGTTTTATAATGTAATTGTTTCATTATTACTGATCTGTTTTGCTGGCCCCTTTGTTAGGAACGCAAGAAGGGCAACATAAAGAAGGCCCTAGGGACAGATGATGGTACTGACGGATTGTTGGCTGAAGGGGGTGAGAATGCAAGGACTGATCTCAATGCAGTTCCTTCAGTTCCTACCGACAAGGagctgaagaagatcaagaaggtgGTGCATTTTTTGCTTGGTAACTCTCTGTTTTATAATGTAATTGTTCATTATTACTGATCTGTTTTGCTGGCCCCTTTGTTAGGAACGCAAGAAGGGCAACATTAAGAGGGCCCTAGGGACAGATGATGGTACTGATGGATTGTTGGCTCAAGGGGATGACAATACAGGGACTGATCTCAATGCACTTCCTCCAGTTCCCATCAGCAAGAAGCTGAAAAAGGGCAACCACAGGGTAAATGGCATGACTGCTGATGAAAAGTGCCCTGTTGAAATTAAGGGCGAACTTCACATTAGGAATGAGAGCACTGATGTCCCAGAGACCAAAATTGAGCTACCCATAGGTACTCCAGTCACTGACATTGCAGGGGCTGAGCTGGAGGTTGATGATGTTGGGTCTGCACTTCAGTTTCATGAATTCTGCCGCACATTTGCAGAGGTACTTATGTCAAGACAATCTTTCAGCTTTACTTTCTTGTTCTGTTGTGTGCAATACAAGCGCCATGAGCTCTCTTATGGACTAAAGAAAATATTCTTGTGCTGCATTTCTTTTTATGTTGATGCAAGGTTTGTCATTGGTTATGTATAACTGGTTCTGTTTAAAAAAAGTTTATGTCTGCAGAACAGAAAAAGGTGTTGTTGCATTATGTAATTGTTGTTTCAGCCCTTCAGGCCAATGTTAGAACTAAAGCAAAGTGATGTCAGCAGcttctccttttttttgttacaTTATCCTATGTTTGTTCTGTTGTAGAGCAGTCAGCCATGCCATTAGGCTTTAGTGCACATATTTAATCAAATGCAAATAGTATTTTAAAGTTATATAAAATTCATAGTTGTCCAGAATGAGAGTGGCAGCCATGGTGAAATACTGACACGTGATAATGGTAGCACTGTTTTGAGACGATCCAAATAAGTTGTATAAATTTCAAAGATATTTATTTGCTCATGCAGACAATTGCATTTTAAGACTATATTGGTGATCAGGACGTGTGTGTATGCTAGTGCATCTATCTCTGATGATCTGCATGCGTGATTTGACCAACCACCAGAAAGTGTAATATTTGTCTTACATCTCAGATTCATCCTATATTGTCATGGATAATTTTATACACTAGATGATACCCTGCATGCTGCTGTGGGAGTTGGTTGCAATATATTTTAAGACTTGTTTGTGTGGAGCGTGAATATTTGATTAAATTGTAAGATTTTAGAAGGCACAGTGATAGTATATTATATTGAATTGCTTATTTTTCTTAGAGCAGCCTTTTGTCTTCATAAGCTAGTCTTAAAAACGGGTCTTGTTTCCATGGTTTAACATGTTAATATGGCACCTTGTGGCTGTTGGAATATAATTTGTTTTGTAAATGGAATAATGTTGCAgatgcttttttttttttgcgcagGTGCTTAAAATAAGAAAGGGACAGCCAGAAAAAATTCTTCAAGTCATCACTGGAGGAGGCCGTATCGGGCGAGAGGTGCCTTCAGTTGTTGCTGACCTTCACATTAGTTTGTTGTCTGTCatccaagaagacagagaagagaAGTACATACAGTCTGAATTGATATTTCTTTCTTGTTGTGTTTAAACTGATTGTTAAATGACTAAATGAGGTTATTTGTTCATAGCCCTTTGGACTATTCAAGGAATGGTGATGCTTGGATAATTGATACTGGCAAATATATTAGTGAATCCACAGTTATCTCGAAGGAACTGCCTCTAGATTGTTTAAGTCAAGGGGTATTAGGATATAAAAAATTGAGCCCTTCTTTAAAGCTGCATGTGCTGAATTTCTTGTGTGATGAGGCCCTTTCTACTACGTAAGTACTGCCTACTGTATTTGCTGTAGTAGTTCACTTTGCTATTTTACTTTCATATCAATAATATTTTGTTTTTGTTCAGAACATTAAAGAACTGGGTTCTCAAACAGCATGAAAGTGCAACTGAGAGAAAGGTTGCTGCAAGGGAAAAATTCCGTGCTGTCAAGGAAAAGGTAAGAGAGCTCGGGCAACCTGTTTTATGTGTGTCTAGTCACTTGCTTTTACACTAATAAACCACCACTTTCCTCTGGTTTTATAGGAAAAGGAGCTTAAAGAAAAACTAACGATTAAGATGGCTAAACCAAGGTTTTTGAGAAATGGAGCAGAAATTAATAGTCTCGTTTCTCAAATTAAGGAGGCATATGAAGACAAGAAGGCAGTAATAGATGGTCTGAACATTATGAATTTATATATCTACATTTTTTTTATCTTTCTGCATCTCATTAGTTCCCCGTATGCTTGATGTCTTGCAGTTTCTTTAATATATCTTGTATTGTGCTTGGTTTAGCTTTCTGCACTTTCTTCAAGATTTAGCTTGAGTTTGTGTTCAAGAAATGTCACCAGTTCATTTATACCCCTGTATATGTGAATTCACTTTCAGTTTTGTTAATTGAGTGTTAAGCCTGTGTATATTTTCATTGTGGTACTAATATGTTTCTGCAGCTCAACAGAACATTAAACATGTATGCACTTGCTAAGTTTCTTAGTTGCATGTGGCCATGTGCCTTTTTCTGGATGTGAAGTAACTAAAGAACATGCTCAGCCTTCAGTTTCATTCCAAACATAACACTGTTTAAAAAATATATATCTTATTCTGTAATGTGCAAGGCACTGAGCTGTGAACTAATTATCTTCTGTTACCTCTCAATTATGGCAATATTAGAGGAGAAGCTGGGAGGTCTAGTTAGGAAAAAGCCTGTCAGGATAGACGAAGGGGTTGCGTACTGGAAGCTGGATGGTTATTGTGATAAGACAGCAATAATGCGCCAAGGTTTGTCTGAAGTTATTATGCAATACCCTTTTATGTTACTCATTTATATTGTTGTAGTTAGTGACTACTAATATCTTATTTGTATCAGAGTTTGACGCAACAGAGAACACTGACAAGTGGTTTATGTTCACCGAGGAAGAAGAAAAAGTAATCAAAGGTCATGTAGCCCCAAGGTAAGGAGTTTACCATTTATTTAGAAGTTTTTTTTCCTTTATGAAGATAGTATACTTGCTGTTTAAGAACTATCAATTCACTAAAGTTTAGATCCCCAATTTTTTATTGTTGCATGGTGCTATCGTTATATGACAAGTCTGACTAGCAATGTAACCAAAGTATAATCCTGAGTTTCTCTTGGTTCCCACTTACTAGTATATGTCCTGTTGAGATTATTCACATCTAACTTGGGCCCTGTTGTAACTGGTTAATATAGGCCCCAGTTGAagcgcaaaaacaaaaaacatacctTGGCTGGGCACAATGCTCTACCGATCTCAAGCTCCATGAAAACTCAGACTCCTGTTTCAACTGTTTGAAGGTATTTATTTGATCCTTTTGCTGTTCATTTTTCCTAGACCCAATGGCATGCCACACTTCCATACAAGAGACTGAAATGTGTTATGTTACAATGGCACCGTCATGCAGGGGCGGACCTACATTGAGGTGAGTGGGGGCCTGAGCCCCCACTCAAAATTAGAAATTCTACTAAGATTTGCTTGTATTTTCTGATAAATATGcttaaattctttgaatttttataGAATATGCCCCCAGTCAAAATATGTTCTAGGTCCGCCACTGCCGTCATGAGAGCGCATTTTAGAACCTGGGTACATGTGAACCCAATTTTGAAAACTTGGAGAAAGTTGTTTTTGTAAGCTGTGAAAAATTATGATAAAAAACCCCCACACAAGTAGATGGTGGGTAGAAAGTTGTCCTTGTGAATTCCTACCCAACACCTACATGCATGGGTTTCGTTGTAGTTTCTCATATGTCAAACACTTAAGAGTGGTGATTTTTGATACGTTTGGAAAAGTGGCTGATGGCACGTCATTGAATGTTTTGTTTTGGCAGGTTGATGAGCTATGCTAGCCGAGGAATGGGGCGCTGCAGAGGATACAAGTGGCTGAGCTTTGCTGTAGGGAAGTTACGCAAGTGCAGAAGAGCCGACATATCTGAAGATGCAGTCGCAGCATTCTATTCCCTGGGTCATGCCACGTTTTGTCTGGATTGGAACTTTGGAAGTTATTATTTCTACATCGCAATTGTTCTGTACATGTTATTACTAGTTTAAGGGAAGGTTTGTGTGAAACATCCATTGCATTGGTCTGAACAATCATCGTTTGAATGTTGTCACTATGGTTGTATAATCAATCGTCTTGTAGGATGCATGTACCAACAAATTGACTTCACTGTACTGTATTTGGTGATCATGTTATTACTCATGCTCCTACTCTTTTATGGTCATCTTATGCTACTCTGGATGAGAGCTGTGTATGTTATGCCACATGTTAAACTTATGCATGTCATGCTGTGGTGGGTTTATGATGTGCATGATCATGCTGTTCTGTTGATCATTGTTTTGCTCCTTTACTGTGGATGTCATGCTGACCATTTTGCTATTTTTCTTCCGATACAAACTTGAGACATGCATTCATTGTGCTACACAAATTTGAGTTTCTATGTTACATCCAGTTTGCTTATTTCAAAGCTGTCTACATACTGAATAGAAGCAACATTGCACATACACATTACTCTGGAAACTTTTTTTCCCTATGTCCATGTTTTTAGAATACGCCGTACCATAGAATCTCTAACTGGAAACTTTTCTGACTGCGACAGCTAAGGTCGGAATGGAAAGGAGAAAAAAAAATGCAAAGGGAAGAATTATCTGTATTTCCAGCATTTCAGCATCCATCTTTGTCTAGAAAAACATTGCTTTCACTCGGTAAATGGCATGGTTAATTCTGTTGTAACTTGTAACCGTTGGGATTTTTCTTGTTGCGGAATAACCGGTGTATTTTTGCAACAGTATGACATACTGGTTTAACGCTTGATGCGTTTACATGTGTGTCAGATTATGATAATCCTGTTTGCCTAACCAGTTTTTGTATTTTAACTCACCATTTGGTTAACTAAACTTAGCTATGCTTATTTTTCATACCAGTTACAAAATAAGTCCGGCACAACTTAGTTCAGTGACCATAAACTGAGCCTAGAAACTACTCCACTATTCAAAGTTGAGAATCAGTGGGTATGAAATTGAgaagttaataataatagtgcaagatcaTAGAGGTTCGGGACCTCTTTGACTTGCAAGATTCTCAAAAGACGGGAATAGGAAAAACGTAGGATTGCGATGGATGTTCTCTGGAAACTTGTAGGATTAGGAAACCACAGGAATTTGAATTGAAtcaaagagtgtttgatgtcgcaACAAAGAAGTTTGATTGAACTGATTTTTTTCCTCTGAAATAGTGGGCAAAGCAAGGAAAAAATTCCCAAGGATCTAAATCCTCCAAAACTCCAGTTGGATTCGTTTGAACCAAATGAGCCCTTCATATGTTGGTCTTTGGAGCAAATAAGCTGCATAGGGCCAAAAATATAATGGATCCAAGTTGGTAGTACGCGACAAGAGGCACCGGACGTAATAAACAGCAGACAAGCGGCATCAGTCACACGCGCACGGCAGGCTTATGACTGGAACTGGATAGCAGTTGCTTACCTCTCACGCCGTATTATTTGGCCGACATGAGAAGCTCAGATGGGCAATGATCCTGCCGCGCAAAGAGTTTTCGTCAGTGATGATCCTTCCTTTTGTTTTGTCAAAATGGATTCAGGTTTGGTTGTGGATGAAGAGGTCGGAGTATCTGGGACGGATACAGCAGCCATCTGCTTAGTCTGTGACATGCTCAATGCATTTTTTTTACCGACCTGTTTCATGATCCTACGCGCAACGAGCATCTGTCACGGCCTCCCGTAATGCAGTAATGCACCACGGCCACCTGCAGTTCACGCCGATCACGCGATCCAAGTTGGACATCTTTGCCCCTTTGCTCACATTTGTTGGACTTGTCTCTGCCCAACTTGGACATCCACACATTCAGGCATTCAGGATAAATAGACGGGCTTAAGGCTCTTCTTCATGCCCCCTTTGCCCTGGAGATCATTATTTTGGCAGCTTGGGCCATGTTTTTTTTTTTTCAAGAAGGAGGATCACCCCCGGCCTTTGCATCCGAGCGATGCATGCAGCCGTTTTACTAATTATTCATAAAATACCTTACAAAGAAATACAACAATAAGTCTGAAGCACTCGTCTAGGCGacaactgtcgctactcctatccaactgatgaagggatgctgatagtccggacctaataccacagacctcgcagacaagcctaacatctaagacctgaggccccaaccaagccacttGCCGGGTATGGGCACACACCGGTCCGACGCGCTCTTAGATGCCGCCGCCACCAACTGCCACtactccatcttcagagctgtactgacgCATCATCCTTGCCCGGTCTAACTGCCGTCAATGCCACCACAGCGTCCAACGGCACCACCATCCTGCGCGTGAATtgctgagcacgtcgcggtcgccgCCGGTACACCTCAGCATCAATGCCGCCAAGTACCACCatccgacacagcttgaagtctctGGAAGATCTGTCGTGAGTAGCACCTGCCGactaggcatgacaaagcgtagcacctgtcggtcaggcatgacttgacatctccaccgaagctccgtgcaagacgaagccgctccacctcctgcctctgaccacCAGCACTGcaccacaaacgatgctcccaagagagaaacgccaccgcagtgccgccatcgtcagATCTTAAAGACTAGATCCCAGGGTTTCCCCCAGAGCGGTACGAGTGGGTCGACATAAGTCACATAat
It contains:
- the LOC119337138 gene encoding uncharacterized protein LOC119337138 codes for the protein MAKKGAGGKESVVVPAQMEEAQQGPPRKRNPCPGIRCVGGRIYDPENGKTCHQCRQKTMDFAVACTQPRKKGLCPIHFCHKCLFNRYGENAEDMTKDAGWTCPKCRGICNCSFCRKKKGETPTGILAHAAKASGHSSVHDLLIKGSDMVVAAQTLSSLPKKIKKERKEGSLKRALGTDDATRGLFAEGDENIKTDLNALPSVPIKKKLKKINKEHKEGNIKKVPGTGDATDGLLTEVDENTNTDLNAFPSVPTNTELKKMKKERKKGNIKKALGTDDGTDGLLAEGGENARTDLNAVPSVPTDKELKKIKKERKKGNIKRALGTDDGTDGLLAQGDDNTGTDLNALPPVPISKKLKKGNHRVNGMTADEKCPVEIKGELHIRNESTDVPETKIELPIGTPVTDIAGAELEVDDVGSALQFHEFCRTFAEVLKIRKGQPEKILQVITGGGRIGREVPSVVADLHISLLSVIQEDREENPLDYSRNGDAWIIDTGKYISESTVISKELPLDCLSQGVLGYKKLSPSLKLHVLNFLCDEALSTTTLKNWVLKQHESATERKVAAREKFRAVKEKEKELKEKLTIKMAKPRFLRNGAEINSLVSQIKEAYEDKKAVIDEEKLGGLVRKKPVRIDEGVAYWKLDGYCDKTAIMRQEFDATENTDKWFMFTEEEEKVIKGHVAPRPQLKRKNKKHTLAGHNALPISSSMKTQTPVSTV